From a single Bacteroidia bacterium genomic region:
- the rny gene encoding ribonuclease Y, with product MTDIIIGVSIGLIAGIIVGYFINRLILSQANTKMIEAAKVKAESIVEQAELKGENIKKDKIAKANEKYIQLKSKFEQNANKTKEKLDGFQNKLKQRELTLNQQAEKLKADAHKAKTLEAQMESLKENLSKQLEIIEKKQEELEQLRQKQVRDLEKIAGLSPEEAKANMIEALKHEAQTEASAHIKEIVEEANLTATKQAKKIVIETIQRTAAEHAIENTVTVFPLENDEIKGRIIGREGRNIRALEMATGIEIIVDDTPEAIILSGFDPVRREVARLSLHKLVTDGRIHPARIEEVVKKTAKKVEEEIIEIGERTVIDLGIHGLRPELIRMVGRMKYRSSYGQNLLKHSREVANLCAAMAAELGLDVKKAKRAGLLHDIGKVAEDNSELPHALLGMELAQKYNEHPEVCNAIGAHHDEIEMTSIISPIIQACDAISGSRPGARREIVESYIQRLKDLEQLALTYPGVMKTYAIQAGRELRVIVESEKVTDEKAENLAFDISQKIMKEMQYPGHIKITVIREKRAIAYAK from the coding sequence ATGACGGATATAATTATCGGGGTTTCTATCGGTCTGATTGCTGGCATCATCGTCGGCTACTTTATCAACCGGTTGATTCTTTCCCAGGCCAATACAAAAATGATAGAAGCGGCCAAAGTAAAAGCGGAAAGTATTGTCGAACAGGCAGAGCTGAAAGGCGAAAATATTAAGAAAGATAAAATCGCCAAAGCCAACGAAAAGTACATTCAGCTCAAGTCTAAGTTTGAACAAAACGCAAACAAAACCAAGGAAAAACTGGATGGCTTTCAAAACAAGTTGAAGCAGCGGGAACTTACCCTCAATCAGCAAGCTGAAAAACTGAAGGCAGATGCACATAAGGCGAAAACCTTGGAAGCCCAGATGGAAAGTCTTAAGGAAAATCTTTCCAAACAACTCGAAATCATTGAAAAAAAGCAGGAAGAGCTTGAACAGCTCCGCCAGAAACAGGTAAGAGATCTCGAAAAGATCGCTGGCCTTTCTCCTGAAGAAGCCAAAGCAAATATGATCGAAGCGCTTAAACATGAAGCGCAAACCGAGGCTTCTGCGCATATCAAAGAAATTGTCGAGGAAGCCAATCTTACTGCTACGAAACAGGCCAAAAAGATTGTCATTGAAACGATTCAACGTACTGCGGCGGAACATGCCATCGAAAATACGGTAACGGTTTTCCCGCTCGAAAATGACGAAATCAAAGGTCGTATTATCGGCCGCGAAGGACGGAATATCCGTGCGCTGGAAATGGCCACCGGTATCGAAATCATTGTCGATGACACGCCCGAAGCAATCATCCTCTCAGGGTTTGATCCTGTACGACGGGAAGTGGCCAGGCTTTCGCTGCACAAACTCGTTACCGATGGAAGAATTCACCCCGCACGAATTGAGGAAGTGGTGAAGAAAACCGCCAAAAAAGTAGAGGAAGAAATTATTGAAATCGGCGAACGAACCGTCATCGATCTCGGTATTCATGGTCTTAGACCTGAGCTTATCCGTATGGTCGGAAGAATGAAATACCGCTCTTCTTACGGACAAAATCTCCTCAAACACTCCCGCGAAGTAGCCAACCTTTGCGCAGCAATGGCCGCAGAACTTGGCCTCGATGTCAAAAAAGCAAAACGTGCAGGACTCCTTCACGATATCGGTAAGGTAGCGGAAGATAATTCTGAGCTCCCTCACGCATTGCTAGGAATGGAACTCGCCCAAAAATACAACGAACACCCGGAAGTCTGCAACGCCATCGGTGCTCACCACGATGAGATTGAAATGACCTCGATCATTTCGCCCATTATACAGGCATGTGATGCCATCAGTGGTTCTCGCCCCGGTGCCCGGCGCGAAATCGTGGAAAGTTATATCCAACGGCTCAAAGACCTCGAACAACTCGCACTCACCTATCCCGGTGTCATGAAAACTTACGCCATTCAGGCCGGACGGGAACTTCGGGTGATTGTAGAAAGTGAAAAGGTTACTGACGAAAAAGCAGAAAACCTCGCTTTCGATATTTCTCAAAAAATTATGAAAGAAATGCAATATCCCGGCCACATTAAAATCACGGTTATCAGGGAAAAACGGGCAATTGCCTACGCAAAATAA
- a CDS encoding DNA alkylation repair protein yields MPEPLKNLYNDKFFRSIVNDFLSVYPNFDAEGFMARIYDDLWEKRELKDRLRHITVSLHTTLQLPYRKALEILMPVAAKQRYAFEYLFFPDFVALYGMEDWDASLPALAFFTRYSSSEFAIRPFIIARPEKTMKQMLEWSAHENEHIRRLSSEGCRPRLPWAVALPDFKKDPAPILPILENLKADESLYVRKSVANNLNDISKDHPMLVLETAENWHGKHAHTDWILKRACRTMLKNGESRALRLFGFGNPLAVRAQNLKLEPDTVNMGEEIHFSFEVVHDSPQPEKLRIEFAIWFVRANGSLSRKIFQITENFFDGGMPVSFSKKYTFRDMTTRTHYSGTHKLAIIINGEEKIAAQFDVNQN; encoded by the coding sequence ATGCCCGAACCACTCAAAAACCTATACAACGACAAATTTTTCCGTTCCATCGTCAATGATTTTCTTTCTGTGTATCCCAACTTCGACGCAGAAGGATTTATGGCCCGCATTTATGACGACCTGTGGGAAAAGCGGGAATTGAAAGACAGATTGCGCCATATTACGGTTTCACTCCACACTACGCTTCAATTGCCATACAGAAAAGCACTGGAAATTCTTATGCCTGTAGCTGCAAAACAACGCTACGCCTTCGAATATCTGTTTTTCCCGGACTTTGTAGCGTTGTATGGAATGGAAGATTGGGATGCGTCGCTTCCGGCGCTTGCGTTTTTCACCCGTTATTCCAGCTCCGAATTTGCCATAAGGCCATTTATCATTGCCCGGCCGGAAAAAACGATGAAACAAATGCTGGAATGGTCTGCGCATGAAAATGAACACATCCGCCGTCTTTCCAGTGAAGGTTGCCGCCCAAGACTGCCCTGGGCCGTTGCCCTTCCTGATTTTAAAAAAGATCCGGCCCCCATACTTCCGATTCTTGAAAACCTGAAAGCTGATGAGTCCCTTTATGTGAGAAAAAGTGTCGCCAATAACCTGAATGATATCTCCAAAGATCACCCGATGCTCGTGCTGGAAACAGCCGAAAACTGGCATGGCAAACACGCTCACACCGACTGGATTCTCAAAAGAGCCTGCCGCACGATGCTCAAAAATGGAGAGAGCCGGGCATTGAGATTGTTTGGTTTTGGAAATCCGCTCGCTGTCAGAGCACAAAACCTGAAGCTGGAACCAGACACGGTCAATATGGGCGAAGAAATACACTTCTCTTTTGAAGTGGTTCACGATTCTCCACAGCCGGAGAAACTGCGAATTGAATTTGCGATCTGGTTTGTCAGGGCAAATGGCTCCCTTTCGCGTAAAATTTTCCAGATAACGGAGAATTTCTTTGACGGTGGAATGCCCGTGTCCTTTTCAAAAAAATACACTTTTCGGGATATGACTACCCGCACCCACTATTCAGGCACACACAAACTCGCCATTATTATCAATGGAGAAGAAAAAATTGCTGCACAGTTTGACGTCAACCAGAATTGA
- a CDS encoding aconitate hydratase gives MVFDLDMIREAYSKMPGKIAAARKVLGRPLTLTEKILYSHLYPGVELEDFARGKAYVDFAPDRVAMQDATAQMALLQFMMAGKDKVSVPSTVHCDHLIQAKTGATEDLNTAIDTNKEVYDFLASVSNKYGIGFWKPGAGIIHQVVLENYAFPGGMMIGTDSHTPNAGGLGMVAIGVGGADAVDVMAGMAWELKMPKIIGVKLTGELSGWSSPKDVILKVAGILTVKGGTGAIVEYFGPGAQSMSCTGKGTIGNMGAEIGATTSTFGYDESMSRYLHATGRAEVAVLADQIAEHLTGDPEAYANPEKYFDQVIEINLSELEPHINGPFTPDRAWPLSQFADAVRENGFPQTLEVGLIGSCTNSSYEDLDRAASLAKQAVAKNLKARSEFTITPGSEQVRFTVERDGLLDAFEQIGGVVLANACGPCIGQWARHMDNPNRKNSIITSFNRNFAKRNDGNPNTHAFVASPEIVTALAIAGDLTFNPMKDTLINEQGVAVKLDPPTGEELPSKGFDVEDAGFIAPFEDGSKVQVKVAPDSTRLQLLTPFNPWDGADIKGLSILIKAFGKCTTDHISMAGPWLRYRGHLDNISNNVMLGAINAFTKEANSKNPLTGEYLETPKVARAYRNAGVHSVIFGDENYGEGSSREHAAMEPRHMGVRAVIVKSFARIHETNLKKQGMLALTFANPADYDKIQEDDKVDILVADFAPGKQVKVVLNHADGSTDSFLCNHTYNDAQIDWFKAGSALNLIRQQKA, from the coding sequence ATGGTATTTGACTTAGATATGATCCGGGAAGCATACAGCAAAATGCCCGGTAAAATTGCCGCAGCCCGCAAGGTTCTCGGCCGCCCGCTCACGCTCACCGAAAAGATACTGTACTCCCACCTTTACCCCGGTGTGGAGCTCGAAGATTTTGCCAGGGGTAAGGCTTATGTGGATTTTGCGCCCGACCGGGTAGCTATGCAGGATGCCACAGCTCAAATGGCGCTCCTTCAGTTTATGATGGCGGGAAAAGATAAAGTTTCTGTCCCCTCCACCGTACACTGCGACCACCTGATTCAGGCAAAAACCGGTGCGACCGAAGACCTTAACACGGCTATCGATACCAATAAAGAAGTTTATGACTTCCTCGCATCTGTATCGAATAAGTACGGTATTGGTTTCTGGAAACCCGGTGCAGGGATTATTCACCAGGTTGTGCTGGAAAATTATGCCTTCCCCGGTGGAATGATGATCGGTACCGACTCGCATACGCCTAATGCCGGTGGACTCGGTATGGTTGCCATCGGTGTAGGTGGCGCTGATGCCGTAGATGTCATGGCCGGTATGGCATGGGAACTGAAAATGCCCAAAATCATCGGTGTGAAGCTGACCGGAGAACTTAGCGGCTGGTCTTCTCCCAAAGACGTCATCCTGAAAGTGGCTGGTATTCTTACGGTTAAAGGTGGAACCGGTGCCATTGTCGAATATTTTGGCCCCGGTGCTCAAAGTATGTCTTGTACCGGTAAAGGTACTATCGGCAATATGGGTGCTGAAATCGGTGCTACAACCTCCACGTTTGGCTACGACGAATCGATGTCCCGCTACCTGCATGCTACCGGACGTGCCGAAGTTGCTGTACTGGCAGATCAGATTGCCGAGCACCTCACCGGCGACCCTGAAGCGTATGCCAATCCTGAAAAATATTTCGATCAGGTAATAGAAATCAACCTTAGCGAGCTGGAGCCTCATATCAATGGCCCATTTACTCCTGACCGTGCCTGGCCGCTCTCTCAGTTTGCCGATGCCGTTCGTGAAAACGGATTTCCCCAAACGCTCGAAGTCGGCCTGATCGGTTCCTGCACCAACTCTTCTTATGAAGATCTTGACCGGGCCGCATCCCTGGCAAAACAGGCAGTAGCCAAAAACCTGAAGGCTCGTTCTGAATTTACCATTACACCTGGCTCAGAGCAAGTGCGCTTTACGGTAGAGAGAGACGGATTGCTGGATGCTTTTGAGCAAATAGGTGGTGTAGTTCTCGCAAATGCCTGCGGCCCATGTATCGGTCAATGGGCGCGTCATATGGATAATCCCAACCGGAAAAACTCCATTATCACCTCCTTCAACCGCAACTTCGCCAAACGCAACGATGGCAATCCCAATACGCATGCATTTGTGGCTTCGCCTGAAATTGTAACGGCACTTGCCATCGCCGGAGATCTTACCTTCAACCCGATGAAAGATACCCTGATCAATGAGCAGGGGGTAGCCGTAAAACTCGATCCTCCCACAGGCGAAGAACTCCCATCCAAAGGCTTTGATGTTGAGGATGCTGGTTTTATAGCACCTTTTGAAGATGGCAGCAAAGTACAGGTAAAGGTAGCTCCTGATTCGACCAGACTACAACTGCTTACGCCGTTTAATCCCTGGGATGGTGCCGATATCAAAGGCCTTTCGATTCTGATTAAAGCATTTGGAAAATGTACGACTGACCATATTTCTATGGCTGGCCCATGGCTTCGCTACCGCGGACACCTGGACAATATCTCCAACAACGTTATGCTGGGTGCTATCAACGCATTCACCAAAGAAGCAAACAGCAAAAACCCGCTCACAGGCGAATATCTCGAAACTCCTAAAGTCGCCCGTGCATACAGAAATGCAGGCGTTCACTCTGTGATTTTTGGCGACGAAAACTATGGTGAAGGTTCTTCCCGCGAACATGCCGCCATGGAACCCCGCCATATGGGTGTGAGAGCCGTAATTGTGAAATCTTTTGCCCGTATCCATGAAACTAACCTGAAAAAACAGGGCATGCTGGCGCTTACTTTTGCTAATCCGGCAGACTACGACAAAATTCAGGAGGATGATAAAGTGGATATTCTTGTTGCTGATTTTGCTCCCGGCAAACAGGTGAAAGTCGTGTTAAATCACGCTGACGGAAGTACAGATTCTTTCCTCTGTAATCATACTTACAACGATGCGCAGATTGACTGGTTTAAAGCAGGAAGCGCACTGAACCTGATTCGCCAGCAAAAAGCGTAG
- a CDS encoding glycosyltransferase — MPPLRIPPWIHAHRFAYTSLEDVPESELVRIRMELMRFRVKKPVVSIVIPAYNEAANILHTLSSLSHLRIADIYPTEIIVVNDASTDETQKILDTLGVKSIGLKENRRPKGARQVGLTMAKGTYLLQADADTIYPEGWGIPYVEALRDPAVALVYGNHAFIPGKNNSRTAMFFHELLGETLYRLRKRNREYINVHGFNSAFRREDGIHHGSYDHTPTGSEDGHMALLLSRIGRLEFIDTPATLAWTSDRRIMADGGVWKGFSKRFKREGKRLIEYIFAGKRTDP; from the coding sequence ATGCCTCCGCTTCGAATTCCACCCTGGATACATGCTCATCGTTTTGCTTATACAAGTCTGGAAGATGTGCCGGAAAGCGAGCTTGTGCGCATACGTATGGAGTTGATGCGGTTTCGGGTGAAAAAGCCAGTGGTTTCCATCGTCATTCCTGCTTACAATGAGGCCGCAAATATATTGCACACGCTTTCTTCTCTGTCTCATTTGCGGATCGCAGACATTTACCCGACCGAAATCATTGTAGTGAATGATGCCAGTACAGATGAAACACAAAAAATACTGGACACACTCGGGGTAAAATCGATCGGGTTGAAGGAAAACCGCCGCCCGAAAGGCGCCAGGCAGGTAGGGCTGACTATGGCAAAAGGCACGTATTTGCTTCAGGCGGATGCAGATACGATTTATCCGGAGGGATGGGGAATACCCTACGTCGAAGCCTTAAGAGATCCTGCTGTTGCATTGGTCTATGGAAACCACGCGTTTATCCCTGGTAAAAATAATTCGCGGACAGCTATGTTTTTTCATGAGCTGCTAGGCGAAACCCTATACCGGTTGCGAAAGCGAAACAGGGAGTATATCAATGTGCATGGGTTTAATTCTGCTTTCCGCAGGGAAGATGGCATTCATCACGGAAGTTATGACCATACCCCGACGGGGAGCGAAGACGGGCATATGGCTTTATTGCTTTCCAGGATCGGGCGCCTGGAGTTTATCGACACACCTGCTACACTGGCTTGGACCAGCGACCGGCGTATCATGGCTGATGGAGGGGTGTGGAAAGGGTTTTCCAAAAGGTTTAAGCGAGAGGGTAAGCGTCTGATTGAATATATATTTGCCGGAAAAAGAACAGATCCGTGA
- a CDS encoding DUF3109 family protein translates to MIEIENKLVSGEVLDELFACDIARCKGGCCVEGDLGAPLEDDELHILADIYDKVEPFLREEGIQAIAEQGTSVYDITGGYSTPLVNDRECAYVTFSKEGIALCGIEQAYEAGKVDFRKPVSCHLYPIRISKSRYHEVLNYDRWDICAAACVRGKASGIPVYKFVKDAIIRKYGEEFYAALEAAAENYK, encoded by the coding sequence ATTATTGAAATTGAAAATAAACTTGTCAGCGGAGAAGTGCTGGATGAGTTATTTGCCTGTGATATTGCACGCTGTAAAGGAGGGTGTTGCGTAGAGGGAGACCTTGGCGCGCCATTAGAAGATGACGAACTTCATATCCTGGCCGATATCTACGATAAGGTAGAGCCATTCCTCCGTGAGGAAGGAATACAGGCCATTGCCGAACAAGGAACCTCTGTCTATGATATTACAGGTGGGTACTCCACGCCGCTGGTCAATGACCGGGAATGCGCATACGTGACTTTCTCAAAAGAAGGGATCGCATTATGCGGCATCGAGCAGGCGTATGAAGCCGGGAAAGTTGATTTTCGAAAGCCCGTATCCTGCCACCTTTATCCTATCAGAATTTCGAAATCCCGGTATCATGAAGTGCTCAATTATGACCGGTGGGACATATGTGCGGCAGCATGTGTCAGAGGCAAAGCGTCAGGCATACCTGTATACAAATTTGTAAAGGATGCCATTATCCGCAAATATGGGGAAGAATTTTACGCTGCGCTGGAGGCCGCTGCTGAAAATTACAAATAA
- a CDS encoding cell division protein ZapA, translating to MDKKSININIFGRQYPARVDSEEAEVIEASARLINARIKAFRAEYKTQDDLDIAIMTCLDIMTEYMTHKAKSQQSVAALLNELSILEQKLDYSLQLSGDK from the coding sequence GTGGACAAGAAATCCATTAATATAAATATTTTCGGACGTCAGTATCCTGCCAGGGTTGACAGTGAGGAGGCAGAGGTAATTGAAGCGTCTGCCCGGTTGATAAACGCAAGAATAAAAGCCTTCAGGGCTGAATATAAAACTCAGGACGATCTCGACATAGCCATTATGACTTGTCTGGATATAATGACTGAGTATATGACTCACAAAGCGAAAAGTCAACAGAGCGTAGCTGCACTCCTCAACGAACTCTCAATTCTGGAGCAGAAACTGGATTATTCATTACAACTGTCCGGAGATAAATAA